One part of the Rutidosis leptorrhynchoides isolate AG116_Rl617_1_P2 chromosome 1, CSIRO_AGI_Rlap_v1, whole genome shotgun sequence genome encodes these proteins:
- the LOC139890516 gene encoding secreted RxLR effector protein 161-like, which translates to MTCTRPNISFVVGKLSRYTSNPSTHHWQAIKWKLKYLKKTMYYNLSYNGFPSVIEGCTDASWMTIAEDHSSTSGWVFLLGGSAMSWASKKHAYITNSTMKSEFVALAATGKEA; encoded by the coding sequence atgacttgtacaaggccaAATATTTCTTTTGTTGTGGGAAaattgagtagatatactagtaatcctagtactcatcattGGCAAGCAATTAAATGGAAACTGAAGTATTTGAAGAAAACTATGTACTATAatttatcttataatgggtttccttcggtaatagaaggatgCACTGATGCAAGTTGGATGACCATTgctgaagatcattcttcaacaagtggttgggtgttcttgcttgggggaagTGCCATGTCATGGGCTTCCAAGAAGCATGCAtatattaccaactcaacgatgaaATCTGAGTTTGTTGCATTAGCTGCTACTGGTAAAGAGGCATAA